From a single uncultured Fibrobacter sp. genomic region:
- a CDS encoding DegT/DnrJ/EryC1/StrS family aminotransferase: MNVPFYSLDYVNRALGDALRESFSDVLDSKWFIRGNRCREFEEAFASYCGKKACVGVGNGLDALTLMLRASIQLGRMQQGDEVIVPANTFVATVLAVRAAGLVPVLVEPNPETCVLDTSRLADACSAKTRAILVVHLYGRLTDMPAVCEFAKAKGLLVFEDAAQAHGASGVSYSSNAAAYSFYPTKNLGAMGDGGAVVTDDLELAQVVRSLGNYGSVEKYVNQYVGVNSRLDEVQAAVLLAKLPHLDSWNARRQQIAARCCAEIKNPLVRVTPVPANPKSHVWHVFPVFCETRDDLQKFLKDRGVETLIHYPIPPHLQEAFNGALSRGELRHGSLPIAEKLAKTELSIPMGPSMTDDQVSYVIESINAYAR; the protein is encoded by the coding sequence ATGAATGTCCCGTTTTATTCGCTGGATTATGTGAATCGTGCCTTGGGTGATGCCCTGCGCGAATCTTTTTCTGATGTTCTTGATTCAAAGTGGTTTATTCGCGGAAATCGTTGCCGTGAGTTTGAAGAAGCGTTTGCCTCCTATTGTGGGAAAAAGGCTTGTGTCGGTGTGGGCAATGGCCTTGATGCGCTGACCTTGATGTTGAGGGCGTCTATTCAACTGGGTCGCATGCAACAGGGCGATGAGGTGATTGTTCCGGCGAATACGTTTGTGGCGACTGTTTTGGCGGTGCGTGCGGCAGGACTTGTGCCGGTGCTTGTGGAGCCGAATCCTGAAACTTGCGTGTTGGATACGTCCCGATTGGCTGATGCTTGCTCTGCAAAGACTCGTGCCATTTTGGTGGTCCACTTGTATGGCCGATTGACCGATATGCCTGCCGTTTGTGAATTTGCGAAGGCGAAAGGCTTGCTCGTGTTCGAAGATGCGGCCCAGGCCCACGGAGCTAGTGGCGTGTCCTATTCGTCTAATGCAGCGGCCTATAGCTTTTACCCGACGAAAAATCTCGGCGCCATGGGCGATGGGGGTGCGGTCGTTACCGATGACTTGGAACTTGCTCAAGTGGTAAGGTCTCTAGGCAATTACGGCTCCGTCGAAAAATATGTGAACCAGTATGTGGGCGTGAATTCCCGCCTCGATGAAGTTCAGGCTGCGGTACTGCTTGCAAAACTTCCGCATCTGGATTCCTGGAATGCGCGCCGTCAGCAAATTGCGGCCCGCTGCTGTGCCGAAATCAAGAATCCGCTGGTGCGTGTAACGCCTGTTCCTGCGAATCCGAAGTCGCATGTGTGGCATGTTTTTCCGGTTTTCTGCGAAACCCGTGACGATTTGCAAAAGTTCCTGAAAGACCGCGGCGTGGAAACGCTGATCCATTATCCGATTCCGCCGCATTTGCAAGAGGCTTTTAACGGGGCGCTTTCACGTGGTGAACTCCGCCATGGCTCGCTTCCGATCGCAGAAAAACTGGCGAAGACGGAACTTAGCATTCCCATGGGCCCGTCCATGACCGACGACCAAGTTTCTTACGTCATTGAATCAATCAATGCCTATGCCCGCTAA
- a CDS encoding GNAT family N-acetyltransferase — protein sequence MYEILPYSPELDQRFDHFVMQESANGTFLQTRRFLNYHPAGRFNEASFALQKSGTIVAYFPGVEKEQTFVSHAGSTFGGPIIAKPYYTGARLFEVLQEADQYLTANFKHSVLKITPALFAEETPDMLEYVLEHLGYTRHTELSSQTPLSTGVDPLENCNRNQRRLWVAANKFIEELPEKDRWEYRALESEEEIATFHKFLTISKEKHHVKPVHTLEDLLDLKKRIPENLRFRGLFFGGRYVCGMLQFVFGKTKVLHDQNISPDESFTEFHHTTPMNLFALREAVQEGFRHFSWGISTENGGNFLNENLFHYKESFGALPCVNVRYEK from the coding sequence ATGTACGAAATTTTGCCCTACAGCCCCGAACTAGACCAACGATTCGACCATTTTGTAATGCAAGAATCGGCGAACGGGACATTCCTGCAAACAAGGCGTTTTCTAAACTACCATCCGGCTGGACGTTTTAACGAAGCCAGTTTTGCGCTTCAAAAGAGCGGAACCATCGTCGCCTATTTTCCGGGAGTTGAAAAAGAGCAGACTTTCGTGTCGCATGCAGGGTCAACCTTTGGCGGTCCCATTATCGCAAAGCCATACTATACCGGGGCAAGACTTTTTGAAGTTCTTCAAGAGGCGGACCAATACCTGACTGCAAATTTCAAGCACAGCGTTCTTAAAATCACGCCCGCACTTTTTGCAGAAGAAACGCCAGACATGCTTGAATATGTTCTTGAGCACCTGGGCTATACCCGTCATACGGAACTGAGCAGCCAGACGCCCCTATCTACAGGCGTCGACCCTCTAGAAAACTGCAACCGAAATCAAAGAAGGCTTTGGGTTGCTGCAAACAAGTTTATTGAAGAATTGCCCGAAAAAGACCGCTGGGAATACAGAGCTTTGGAGTCGGAAGAAGAAATTGCCACCTTCCACAAGTTTCTGACCATTTCAAAAGAAAAGCACCATGTCAAGCCGGTCCACACGCTAGAAGACTTACTGGACCTGAAAAAAAGAATTCCTGAAAATCTTCGTTTCAGAGGTTTATTCTTTGGCGGTCGATACGTATGCGGGATGCTTCAATTTGTTTTTGGAAAGACAAAAGTCCTGCACGACCAGAACATTTCGCCCGACGAAAGCTTTACTGAATTCCACCACACGACGCCCATGAACCTTTTCGCCTTGCGCGAAGCGGTCCAGGAAGGATTCAGGCATTTCTCTTGGGGCATTTCTACCGAAAACGGTGGAAACTTTTTGAACGAAAACTTATTCCACTACAAGGAATCGTTCGGGGCGCTCCCCTGCGTGAACGTTAGATACGAGAAGTAA
- a CDS encoding O-antigen translocase — protein MPMPANQNYTKLFAGSGAVTLFNALRAFAINKLLAIFLPPAAFACVGQFLNFMSIGSATSSLALQNGWTALTAQNKNDQEKLLGIWRGGLRLTTFASLFTFIVALLFCFMAPLESLLPGVPTRLAQAAILFALPGVFAMNIITICAAVMNGLGENRKWALINIVTSIWQVLWVAFFLYTGRLSVLSIIATQSIVAGIFAAQIASRAGFSVKKVWKTALDTRYPWFSYVLMGLVPMVLAPVVLTIMRTTVASHFGNDAAGIWQSVWKVSDFLFMAMSAILTVIILPRVSASMSRGEFFKMFNPLLLRIMGISLAMIAALYFGRSILVQVLFSQAYMGAVDYLPLQLVGDFFRAGGFALALVLIARAETKAFLSVEIGSEFLLAAGTFVGIKFLEFNGPMAAYAFENFCYFVVLYVLVWRLKWNTP, from the coding sequence ATGCCTATGCCCGCTAACCAGAATTACACAAAGCTTTTTGCCGGCTCCGGAGCGGTCACGCTGTTCAATGCGCTTCGTGCATTTGCAATCAACAAGTTGCTCGCCATATTCCTGCCGCCGGCAGCGTTTGCGTGCGTAGGGCAGTTCCTGAATTTCATGAGTATCGGTTCGGCAACGTCTTCGCTTGCGTTACAGAACGGCTGGACTGCTCTGACGGCGCAGAACAAGAATGACCAAGAAAAATTGCTTGGCATTTGGCGTGGTGGACTTCGCCTGACAACTTTTGCAAGCCTGTTCACCTTTATTGTGGCGCTTCTGTTCTGTTTTATGGCGCCTCTTGAATCGCTTTTGCCGGGCGTTCCGACGCGCCTTGCGCAGGCGGCAATCCTCTTTGCCTTGCCGGGTGTATTTGCGATGAACATCATTACGATTTGTGCCGCCGTCATGAATGGACTTGGCGAAAATCGCAAGTGGGCTCTCATCAATATTGTGACTTCAATATGGCAAGTGCTTTGGGTTGCGTTCTTCCTTTACACGGGGCGCCTTTCGGTGCTTTCGATTATTGCGACTCAGTCCATTGTGGCAGGCATTTTTGCAGCCCAAATTGCAAGCCGTGCCGGTTTTAGTGTAAAGAAAGTCTGGAAGACCGCTCTCGATACGCGTTATCCCTGGTTCTCGTATGTGCTCATGGGGCTTGTTCCGATGGTGTTGGCGCCGGTGGTGCTGACTATCATGCGTACGACGGTGGCTTCTCATTTCGGAAACGATGCCGCGGGCATTTGGCAAAGCGTCTGGAAGGTTTCGGACTTCTTGTTCATGGCGATGTCGGCCATTTTGACGGTTATAATCTTGCCGCGAGTTTCGGCAAGTATGAGCCGCGGCGAGTTTTTCAAGATGTTTAATCCGTTGCTGCTTCGCATTATGGGAATCTCGCTTGCGATGATTGCGGCCCTGTACTTTGGCCGTAGCATCTTGGTGCAGGTGCTGTTTTCGCAGGCGTACATGGGTGCCGTCGATTACTTGCCGCTTCAGCTGGTAGGCGATTTCTTTAGGGCGGGCGGCTTTGCGCTTGCGCTAGTGCTGATTGCCCGTGCCGAGACCAAGGCTTTCCTTTCGGTTGAAATCGGTTCAGAATTCTTGCTGGCTGCAGGAACCTTTGTCGGAATCAAATTCCTTGAATTTAACGGTCCGATGGCGGCGTACGCTTTTGAAAATTTCTGCTACTTTGTGGTGCTCTACGTTTTGGTATGGAGGCTTAAATGGAATACTCCGTAA